Within Sorangiineae bacterium MSr11367, the genomic segment GTGCTGGACGCGCTCCGGCAGCGCGATGGCCTCACCGTCGGGCAGATCCACCGCGACGTGTTCGGTACCGGCAAGACGATGGACCGCTCCTCGCTGGAGCACGTCGTGGGCGGGCTTGCGCGCGCGGGCCTGGTTTCCCTGGCCGATGCCTCGTTCGAAAAAGACGGCGAGACCATCGCCTTCCAGCGCGTGCACCTGGTGGGACGCGCCCCGGCGCCGCCGGCGTGGGAAGTGCGCGCCGCCTCTCCGCGCACGCCGCCGACGCGCGTGGCGGGACGGAAGAAGCGGAGGAGAAAGAGGGGTTAGGGTTTAGGGTTTAGGGTTTAGGGAGAGAGCAGAAAGAAAGAGGGGAGGGGTTAGGGGAGAGCGCAGAGAGAAAGAGGGGGTAGGGAGACGAGCAAGGATTTCTCTCCTCTCCTCTCAACCCCTAAACCCTAAACCCTAAACCCTAAACCCTAAACCCTATTTCCTCGTGATGGTCAGATCGATCCGCCGCCCCATGGCTAGCGCAAAGAAGGCGCTACCCTCGCGGCCGGCGAAAGAGCCTCCGATGGCGAACACGTCCCCGTGAAGCCCGTCGTGCGTGGCGTCGGGCGAAACGGTGGACACGATGTGAAGGCGCGTTGTGGCGGCCGTGGCCACGAACGAGCGCGCCCGGATGAGAACCAGGGTGCGCTGAATGCCATCGCGCAGCGCCTGCGACGGGCTGCCGGTGACGTGGGTGTCCACCAGATGCCCCGTGTCGTCGATCTCCAGGGCGACGTCTGCCGCGCCGGCCGATCCGAAGGGCACCCGCGTCCAGTTCGCATCCCCGCTCGCCGCCTGCGGAAAGGCTCGGGTGAACGCCGTAGCGAGGTCGACGACGCCGCGCTCGCCGACGGCGCCAAAGAGCGGTGGCGCACTCGGCTCCCCACCCGCCGCGGGCGCGTCCGACGCATGCGCCTTCGATGTCGTCGATACCGGTTCCGCTCGCGCGGGCCGTGGCGCGCGGGCCGGCGAAGGCTTCGCGGCGGCGGGCGATGCGCTCGTAGATTCTTCTGCCCTCTCCGGATCCAGCTCCGGGATCTCGAACGTCTCCCCCGCGAAACTCGGGGGCGGATCCGCCTCGGCCGCGGGATCCTGCGCCGTGCCGAGCCCCAACACGACCGCCCCGGCCGCGATGTGGATCGCCAGCGAGAGGACCATGAATGCCGGGGGATGCGAACGAGACACGCTATAAGCTTAGACCTTATGACCCGCCTTGCAGGTTGCACGATTCCGCTGTTTTCGCTTCGAACCCGTCGAAGCTGGGGCATTGGGCAGATTTCGGATCTGGTTCCCACCGCCAAGTGGCTCCTCTCCGGTGGAATGCGGTTGCTTCAAATTTTACCGCCGTACGAGCTCTGCGAAGGGGAAACGAGCCCGTACGGCGCACGCACCGCGTTCGGCATCGATCCGGTCTACATCGACCTCGCCGACGTCGAGGACCTGGGCGATCCGGAGGCCCTGCTCGACGAGGCCGGCCGCCGCGAGCTCGCACGCCTGCGTGACGCAGCGCGTGTCGACTACGCCGCCGTGCGTGCGCTCAAGGCGGGCGTGCTGCGGCAGAAGTTCGCCCAGTTCTACGAGCACGAATGGCTGCGCGGGACCGCGCGCGGGCAGGAGCTGCGCACCTTCATCGAGCGTGAGCGCGATTGGGAGGACGATCTCGCGCTCTACGTGGCGTTGCGCGAGTCGCACCAGCAGCACGCGTGGGATCTCTGGCCCGAGGGGGAACGCAACCGCGATCCCGAGACGCTCGCGGCCAAGGGCCAGCAGCTCGAACGGCGCATCCTCGAGCATCAGTACGGGCAGTGGATCGCGCACCGGCAATGGCAGCGCGCGCGGGTGGGCCTTGCGGAACTCCGTGTGGAGTTGATGGGCGATCTGCCCTTCGTCGTGGGGCACGAAAGCGCGGACGTGTGGTCGCACGCGCATCAATTCCGCAAGGACGTGACCTTGGGCGCGCCGCCCGATGCCTTCTCGCCCGAGGGCCAGGATTGGGGGCTTCCCGCCTACGACTGGGCTGCGATGGATGCGGACAACCTCGGTTGGTTGGTCGCCCGCACGCGCCATGCGGCCAAGCTCTACGACCGGTTCCGGCTCGATCACGTCGTCGGGTACTTCCGCATGTTCGTGACCCCCAAGAAGGGGCACATCTCCAAGGGCACGTTCGACCCCGCGACCGAGGCCGCCCAGATCGAGCGCGGGCGGGGCCTGCTCCGGCGCATGGCTGACGAGGCGCACCCGGCCAAGCTCATCGCCGAAGATCTCGGCAAAATTCCCGACTTCGTGCGGGAGGCGCTGCGCGATCTGGAGATGCCCGGCTACCGCGTCATCCCGTGGGAGCGCGATTACGTGCGCCACATGTACCGGACGCCCGACGAGTTTCAGGAGGTGAGCGTCGCCTCGTGGAGCACGCACGATACGGCGCCCATCGTCAGCTGGTGGGGCGAGTTGCAGCCGTGGGAGCGCGAGGGGCTCTCCGAGGTGGCCGGCATCGAGCCCAAGGCGGGCGACGAAGAGCGCTGGCTCGGGCTGATGCGCAGCTTGCTGCATGCGGGTTCGGATCTGACCCTGGTCCTCAGCGCGGAGATCCTCGGCGAGGACGTGCGCATCAACACGCCGGGCACGGTCGGCCCGGAAAATTGGACCTACCGATTGCCCAAGCCGGTGGAAGATCTGGAGCGCGACCCCATCGTCGGATCCCGCATGGGAGCCCTTCTCGCCTTGGCCAAGTCGTCCGGACGCATCGAATGAGCGCAGGAAGCCCGTTTCCCGAGGGGGCCACGCCGCTTCCCGGCGGTACCAATTTCGCGCTCTACTCCGAATCGGCGACGGCGGTCTCCGTATGCCTTTTCGACGAGGACGGCCACGAGCGGCGCGTCCCGCTCGAGGGGCGCACCGGCCACGTGTGGCACGGCTTCGTCGAGGGCGTCGGGCATGGCCAGCGCTACGGCTTCCGCGTCGAGGGCCCGTGGGATCCGAGCCGCGGTCAGCGCTTCAACGCGAACAAGTTGCTCGTCGACCCGTACGCGCGGGCCCTCGAGGGCAAGGTCAGCTACCGCGCCGGGGCCATCTTCGATCACGCTCCCACCGCGGCTCGCGACGACACCGACAGCGCGCCCTTCGTGCCCAAGGGCATCGTGCTGGACGAGCCCTTCGACTGGGAGGGCGACGCCCTACCGCGCATACCCTGGCGGGACACGGTGATCTACGAGGCGCACGTGAAAAGCCTCACCTTTCGCCACCCCGACGTGGAGCCCGCCCATCGTGGCACCTACCTGGGCGTGGCCAGCGCACCCATGATCGCCCACCTGCGCGGGCTGGGCGTCACGGCCATCGAGCTGATGCCCATCCACGAGGTGGCCGACGAGCCGAGCGTCGCCCGGCGCGGTCAGAAGAATTACTGGGGCTACTCGACCCTGGGGTACTTCGCGCCCGATCAACGTTTCGCCAGCCGCGCAGGCGAACAGGTGCGCGAATTCAAGGCCATGGTCAAGGCGCTCCACGCCGCCGGCATCGAGGTGATTCTCGACGTCGTGTACAACCATTCGTGCGAGGGCGACGAAACCGGGCCGACTCTGTTTTTGCGCGGCATCGACAATCGCGTCTATTACAAATTGCGCGACCACGGCGCCCGCTGCGTCGATTACACCGGTTGCGGAAATACCTTGCAGGTGGAGCACCCGCAGGTGCTCAAATTGATTTGCGACAGCCTCCGTTACTGGGTGACGGAGATGCACGTCGATGGCTTCCGCTTCGACTTGACGACCACCCTGGGGCGCGAAGGGGCGGACTTCCGGCGGCATGCGGCGTTCTTCCGCACCATCTTCCAAGATCCCGTTCTCTCCCGGGTGAAGCTCATTGCCGAGCCTTGGGATCTCGGGCCCGACAGCATGCAGCTGGGGCATTTTCCAGGCCGGTGGCGCGAGTGGAATGCGCGTTTTCGCGATGGAATGCGGCGTTTTTGGAATGGGCACGACAAATCGCTGTCCGATTTGGGCTACCGCCTCACCGGCTCGAGCGATCTCTTTCACACGCCGGCACGCACGACCACGACGAGCATCAACTTCATCACCGCCCACGACGGCTTCACCTTGCGTGACTTGGTCAGTTATACACGCAAGCACAACGACGCCAATGGCGAGAACAGCCGCGACGGCTCGAACGACAACCTGAGCATGAACTTCGGCGTCGAAGGCGAGACCGACGATGCCATGGTGGTCGCGGCGCGCGGGCGGCAAATACGCAATTTCCTGGCGATGCTCTATCTGACGCCGGGCGTGCCGATGATCACGTCGGGC encodes:
- the malQ gene encoding 4-alpha-glucanotransferase; this encodes MTRLAGCTIPLFSLRTRRSWGIGQISDLVPTAKWLLSGGMRLLQILPPYELCEGETSPYGARTAFGIDPVYIDLADVEDLGDPEALLDEAGRRELARLRDAARVDYAAVRALKAGVLRQKFAQFYEHEWLRGTARGQELRTFIERERDWEDDLALYVALRESHQQHAWDLWPEGERNRDPETLAAKGQQLERRILEHQYGQWIAHRQWQRARVGLAELRVELMGDLPFVVGHESADVWSHAHQFRKDVTLGAPPDAFSPEGQDWGLPAYDWAAMDADNLGWLVARTRHAAKLYDRFRLDHVVGYFRMFVTPKKGHISKGTFDPATEAAQIERGRGLLRRMADEAHPAKLIAEDLGKIPDFVREALRDLEMPGYRVIPWERDYVRHMYRTPDEFQEVSVASWSTHDTAPIVSWWGELQPWEREGLSEVAGIEPKAGDEERWLGLMRSLLHAGSDLTLVLSAEILGEDVRINTPGTVGPENWTYRLPKPVEDLERDPIVGSRMGALLALAKSSGRIE
- the glgX gene encoding glycogen debranching protein GlgX, with translation MSAGSPFPEGATPLPGGTNFALYSESATAVSVCLFDEDGHERRVPLEGRTGHVWHGFVEGVGHGQRYGFRVEGPWDPSRGQRFNANKLLVDPYARALEGKVSYRAGAIFDHAPTAARDDTDSAPFVPKGIVLDEPFDWEGDALPRIPWRDTVIYEAHVKSLTFRHPDVEPAHRGTYLGVASAPMIAHLRGLGVTAIELMPIHEVADEPSVARRGQKNYWGYSTLGYFAPDQRFASRAGEQVREFKAMVKALHAAGIEVILDVVYNHSCEGDETGPTLFLRGIDNRVYYKLRDHGARCVDYTGCGNTLQVEHPQVLKLICDSLRYWVTEMHVDGFRFDLTTTLGREGADFRRHAAFFRTIFQDPVLSRVKLIAEPWDLGPDSMQLGHFPGRWREWNARFRDGMRRFWNGHDKSLSDLGYRLTGSSDLFHTPARTTTTSINFITAHDGFTLRDLVSYTRKHNDANGENSRDGSNDNLSMNFGVEGETDDAMVVAARGRQIRNFLAMLYLTPGVPMITSGDEIRKTQKGNNNPYVLDDDISYLNWALDDEARALRDYCGALARLRKRFPALRRDAFFDGGDIVWLDADGHPMQLEDWGSPEVMALSAMMKPVREDPQSVLCFVLNGDKAEVAFRLPSVPQDTGGPSDKKKSESSGKLEGGWHVLVDTRRRDACAENDGILQAGATYTMPPRSFALLIGSKPLGPKSGMR